In the genome of Triticum urartu cultivar G1812 chromosome 5, Tu2.1, whole genome shotgun sequence, one region contains:
- the LOC125508900 gene encoding uncharacterized protein LOC125508900, protein MLTEFCGSEQKLLVGRAEYKRIIERKLAITCQHDDIVEQMIWGLENIMHNLLPEQTSEPREYRCLNSKGLILFLCQYGFLVKEELITESFVEMACRLYHFELGEQKNLDSLCSTIQELVDVSSLTKDWSLLKLATALKFRVYPNQSYEVWKLSEILSASEYLNIKSMRRQYREVIMSVVDVLSVYKDVLALYEKRLEILSDINLVLPLRPKKIKLWNARFLRKLNSTDLCTGSKVGTEAITDVDGMLDSATENNCSGVALVKSSELGFCNVPRPELQMPSRVSGFFIM, encoded by the exons ATGCTCACCGAGTTTTGTGGCTCTGAGCAGAAACTACTTGTTGGCCGTGCTGAATATAAAAGAATAATTGAAAGGAAGCTG GCAATAACCTGTCAGCATGATGATATTGTGGAGCAGATGATTTGGGGTCTAGagaatatcatgcataatttattgCCTGAACAAACATCAGAGCCGAGGGAGTACCGCTGCCTCAATAGCAAAGGATTAATCCTTTTCTTATGTCAATATGGCTTTCTTGTCAAAGAAGAGTTG ATTACTGAAAGCTTCGTTGAGATGGCTTGTCGCTTGTATCATTTCGAGTTAGGTGAACAGAAGAACTTGGATTCATTGTGCAGTACAATACAGGAATTGGTTGACGTATCATCTCTCACTAAGGATTGGAGTTTACTCAAATTGGCAACAGCTCTGAAGTTTCGTGTTTACCCTAATCAATCGTATGAAGTTTGGAAACTTTCTGAG ATTTTGTCAGCTTCTGAGTATCTGAACATAAAATCCATGAGACGTCAATACAGAGAAGTGATTATGTCTGTGGTTGATGTCTTGTCGGTCTACAAAGATGTTCTTGCTCTCTATGAAAAAAGGCTTGAGATTCTTTCAGATATAAACCTCGTGCTGCCGCTGAGGCCAAAGAAGATCAAATTATGGAATGCTCGTTTTTTGAGAAAACTCAATTCGACTGATTTATGTACTGGCTCCAAAGTTGGAACAGAAGCTATTACTGATGTTGATGGTATGCTCGACTCCGCCACTGAAAATAATTGTAGTGGAGTAGCTCTAGTGAAGAGCAGTGAATTGGGTTTCTGTAACgtcccaagaccggagcttcagatgccttccagggtttccgggtttttCATCATGTGA